The genome window CACGGCCCCGGCCAGGAAACCCGCGCCGCAGGCCAGGACCAGGGACAGGGCCGGATGCACCCCGGCGTCGATGGCCACGGCCGAGACGGCCGCCCCCAGGGGCAGGCTGCCGTCCACGGTGAGGTCCGGGAAGTCCAGGACCCGGAAGGTCAGATAGACGCCCAGGACCATGAGCCCGAAGGCGAAGCCCTGTTCCAGGGCGCCGAAGAAAGCGTACGAGGTCATGGGCGGATGCGGTTCCTGAATAGAGTGCGTCGGCGTTGACGGCGGCTGTACACCGAAACGCGGCGCAAGGCAAATTCCAGGGCCGGGGACCGGCTCAGGGGATGATCTTGTCCGCCCGCTTGAGCACGCTCTCGGGCAGGGTCAGGCCCATGCGCGCGGCCGCGCCCTTGTTCACGTGCAGGGCCAGGTCGCGGATGGTCTCCACGGGCATCTCGCCCGGCTTCTTCCCGTCCTTGAGGATGGCCGCGGCCATGTCCGCGGTCTGCTCGCCCATCTTGCGGTAGTCCACGGCCAGGGCCGCCACGGTGCCCCGGGCCACGGAGTCCGTGTCCCCGGAGAAGAAGGGCAGGCGGTTCTGCTCGCAGACCTTGATGGCCCCCTCCAGGGCCGAGACCACCGTGTTGTCCACGGGCACGTAGACCGCGTCCACCCGGCCCACGAGGCTCTTGGCCGCCTGGTACACGGCGGCGGAGTTGGCGGCCGTGGCCTCCTCCAGGGCGACCCCGGCCTTGGCGCACTCGTCCTTGAGCAGGTTCACCAGGACGACGGAGTTGGGCTCGCCCGCGTTGTAGAGCACGCCCAGGCGCTTGATGCCGGGCACGCATTCCTTGATCAGGGCCACGTGGCGGTCCATGGGGCTCATGTCGGTCATGCCGGTGACGTTCCCGCCGGGCGCGGACAGGCTCTTCACCAGCCCGGCGGCCAGGGGATCGGTGACGCCGGTGAAGACGATGGGCTTGTCCTTGATCTTCTGGACCACGGCCTGGGCCGAGGGCGTGGTGATGGCCAGGATGAGGTCCGGGTTCTCGCCCTGGACCTGGCTGGCGATCTGGACGTTGGTGGCCATGTTGCCCTGGGCGATGTGCACCGAGGGCTCGACCTTGAGACCCAGGGCCTTGAGGCGGTCCAGGAAGCCCAGGCGCATGGCGTCCAGGGACGGATGCTCCACGATCTGGGTCACGGAGACGTGGCGGACCTTATCCTGGGCCAGGCACGGCGCGGCCCAGAGCAGGGCGGCCAGAATGACGAGAAGAAGACGGCGCATGGGAGCCCTCCGGTTGGATTCGCTCGGCGCATGAAGCCGCATTTGCGGCCCGACGTCAAGGGGGGCGACGGAAACCGGACGGCTCCCGCCCGGTCGAGCTGACTAGAAACGAATGGGTTCTTCCTTGATGACCTGGAAGGCCTTGTTGCCCTTGACCCGGCCCGGGATGCCGTAGAACTTGCGCACACTTTCGATCTCGGCCTCCAGGAGGTCGTCCTCGTCGGTGTCGAGCAGGAGGATGTCGCCCACCTGGAGCTGGAGGAGCTGGCGGCCGGTGATCTTGGTCCGGCCCAGGCGCACGAGCATGTCCACCGGGGTCTCCATGAGCCGCTCCTTGAAGCGGCTGATCCAGGCGTGGTCCACCTCCAGGCGTTCGGACTGGAAGGAGGCGTGCAGCTTGGCCCGGATGGGCTCCATGGTGGCGTAGGGCAGGCAGCAGATGAGCGAGCCGATGGCGTTCTCCAGCTCGACCTCG of Desulfovibrio aminophilus contains these proteins:
- a CDS encoding ABC transporter substrate-binding protein; its protein translation is MRRLLLVILAALLWAAPCLAQDKVRHVSVTQIVEHPSLDAMRLGFLDRLKALGLKVEPSVHIAQGNMATNVQIASQVQGENPDLILAITTPSAQAVVQKIKDKPIVFTGVTDPLAAGLVKSLSAPGGNVTGMTDMSPMDRHVALIKECVPGIKRLGVLYNAGEPNSVVLVNLLKDECAKAGVALEEATAANSAAVYQAAKSLVGRVDAVYVPVDNTVVSALEGAIKVCEQNRLPFFSGDTDSVARGTVAALAVDYRKMGEQTADMAAAILKDGKKPGEMPVETIRDLALHVNKGAAARMGLTLPESVLKRADKIIP